From one Nilaparvata lugens isolate BPH chromosome 2, ASM1435652v1, whole genome shotgun sequence genomic stretch:
- the LOC120349586 gene encoding piggyBac transposable element-derived protein 3-like, producing MSAPFLSPEQIGDMLRGDLSDIEDLNEEDDDADDELQVNEEELQRRLQVFEEGLNQVEYDTNIQNDDPAPDLPEVIGLDNNEGLIEVGGETASSYNPVPRWRKPRDFRFPEKLCEVQITPPEEMKTPKQYFDMFIDSEIIENLVVQTNLYSVQKSGASINTNRAEIEQFLGINLLSSIVRMPSYRMYWANETRYSPIADKISRNRYDKLRTYFHVNDNTHMLPLNDANHDKLFKIRPFVNAVRENMKKVEPEEKCSVDEMIIPFKGRSKMKQYIKNKPHKWGIKVFAIASQSGIVHDFEVYVGKGTVKSTNNKLGLSGEIVVRLSEVIPKFQNYKLFCDNWFTSYHLICELKVRGILAVGTVRSNRLCGCQLENDKILPGKGRGSYDEMIDIENEVFVCKWYDNRCVSLVSSFAAAEPVKDVQRYSVAEKQRIPVPWPNIVKEYNSAMGGVDLHDMLVELYT from the exons ATGAGTGCTCCATTTCTTTCACCTGAGCAAATAGGAGATATGCTGAGGGGTGATCTTTCTGATATAGAAGATttgaatgaagaagatgatgatgctGATGACGAACTTCAAGTGAATGAAGAAGAACTACAACGGAGGCTACAAGTTTTTGAAGAGGGACTAAATCAGGTAGAATATGATACTAATATTCAGAATGATGACCCAGCCCCTGATCTTCCAGAAGTGATAGGCCTAGACAATAATGAAGGATTGATTGAAGTGGGAGGAGAGACTGCATCTTCTTACAACCCAGTACCTAGATGGAGGAAACCACGGGATTTCAG ATTTCCTGAGAAGCTATGTGAAGTTCAGATTACACCCCCAGAAGAAATGAAAACTCCCAAACAGtattttgatatgtttattgattcagaaataattgagaatctagtAGTCCAGACAAATTTATACTCTGTTCAAAAAAGTGGAGCTAGCATTAACACAAATAGAGCAGAAATCGAACAGTTTCTTGGCATCAATCTGCTGTCTTCTATTGTAAGGATGCCTTCCTATCGTATGTACTGGGCCAATGAAACGAGGTACTCCCCTATTGCagacaaaatttctagaaaTAGATATGATAAACTTCGTACTTACTTCCATGTAAATGATAATACCCATATGCTGCCATTGAATGATGCTAATCATGataaacttttcaaaataaGACCATTTGTGAATGCTGTTCGAGAAAATATGAAGAAGGTAGAACCAGAGGAAAAATGTTCAGTGGATGAGATGATAATCCCTTTCAAGGGCAGATCAAAAATGAAACAGTATATAAAAAACAAGCCCCATAAATGGGGCATAAAAGTTTTTGCTATTGCTTCACAGAGTGGGATTGTACATGACTTTGAGGTTTATGTGGGGAAAGGGACAGTGAAATCTACAAATAATAAACTGGGACTTAGTGGAGAAATAGTTGTACGACTTTCAGAAGTTAtacccaaatttcaaaactACAAATTGTTTTGTGACAACTGGTTTACTTCATACCATCTGATTTGTGAACTAAAAGTGAGAGGCATATTGGCAGTTGGTACTGTAAGAAGTAACAGGCTCTGTGGATGTCAATTAGAAAATGACAAAATTTTACCAGGGAAAGGTCGAGGCAGCTATGATGAAATGATTGACATTGAGAATGAAGTTTTTGTTTGCAAATGGTATGATAATCGTTGTGTGAGTCTTGTCTCCAGTTTTGCTGCTGCTGAACCTGTTAAAGATGTTCAACGATATTCTGTTGCAGAAAAACAAAGGATTCCTGTACCTTGGCCAAATATTGTAAAAGAATACAATTCTGCAATGGGGGGCGTTGACCTTCACGATATGTTAGTGGAGCTCTATACATGA
- the LOC120349587 gene encoding non-lysosomal glucosylceramidase-like translates to MRLPAWFKSALFNETYYISDGGTVWLLPDKKEVFTSESDPRSEFGRFGYLEGHEYRMYNTYDVHFYASFALAHLWPKLQASIQYDYRDTILLEDRTRTWFLYNGEIGMKKKKSAVPHDMGDPGTFLPFPICTVNVHAYCGGLWVASLFAMHKMAEELNAKDASKSFKVDYEKAKIAYQAKLWNGISRAKCESALQMIYKMNVQSFCKGEMGAVNGMKPNGSVDRYAIQSEEVWTGVTYGLSALFIHKGMNTEAFSTAEGIYNTVYNQIGLGFQTPEALYENCNYRSIGYMRPLSIWSIYNAWVKTNEV, encoded by the exons AT GAGGCTGCCTGCTTGGTTCAAAAGTGCCCTTTTCAATGAGACCTACTACATATCTGATGGTGGAACAGTCTGGTTACTTCCTGACAAAAAAGAAGTTTTCACTTCTGAATCCGACCCAAG ATCAGAGTTCGGACGCTTTGGGTACTTGGAAGGACACGAGTATCGCATGTACAACACGTACGATGTGCATTTCTATGCGTCGTTTGCGCTGGCCCATCTCTGGCCCAAACTGCAAGCCTCCATCCAGTACGACTACAGGGACACCATTCTGCTCGAAGACCGAACTAGAACCTGGTTCCTATACAACGGCGAAATCGgcatgaaaaagaaaaagtcAGCTGTTCCACACGACATGGGTGATCCAGGTACATTTCTACCTTTTCCTATATGTACAGTAAACGTACA TGCCTATTGTGGAGGTCTGTGGGTGGCCTCACTGTTCGCTATGCATAAGATGGCGGAAGAACTAAATGCGAAAGATGCGTCCAAATCGTTCAAAGTGGATTATGAAAAAGCAAAGATCGCTTATCAGGCTAAACTCTGGAACG GTATTTCCAGAGCAAAGTGTGAGAGTGCACTTCAAATGATCTACAAAATGAACGTACAGAGTTTCTGCAAGGGGGAAATGGGTGCAGTGAATGGCATGAAGCCCAATGGCAGTGTTGATCGATACGCCATTCAGAGTGAGGAGGTCTGGACTGGAGTCACCTACGGTCTGTCGGCCTTATTCATCCATAAG GGAATGAATACGGAAGCATTCAGTACAGCTGAAGGGATTTACAATACCGTCTACAATCAAATCGGCCTCGGATTCCAAACACCAGAAGCTCTGTACGAAAATTGCAATTATCGTTCTATTGGCTATATGCGTCCGTTATCCATATGGTCTATTTATAATGCTTGGGTCAAGACAAATGAGGTTTAA